The genomic interval ACCAACTGCTAGCCCTTCAATCCCAACTATTTTGCCCCTTTTTTATCCCTTTTTTCCCTTTCCTATTCTCCTGCAAAAGTCGAGTCAGTAGATCCAAATTTATCGTAGAATGGCATCCCTATGCCGTCTGCCCACTCAGAATGGCGGCAGCTCCCACCTGCCGCGACCCCAAAGAGGATATTGTGACGGCGACGGCAATAGCGGCTGGAGCCAGTTTTATTGTTACTTCAGGTCGAGATTTGTTGGATGAAGAAACCCTTCGAGCGGCTCTAACAGCGTACAATCTCCGAGCCGTTTATCCCCCTGAATTCCTCGGTCAACAGACTCTTGTTTTTATCCAAAGACTATGATATGCTTTTTGTAGCAAACGTGCCGTCGCAAGGCCGAAGTGGGGCCTTTAAATGACAGACATCACCCTGACCAATTCCCAAAGCCGGGCCAATTTTTTTCAGCAAAAAGTGCTGGCCAATGTAGCTTACTGGCAAAAATGGGTAGCTGCAAATATGGCCGATGTGGCCGCCCTGGACCGCGAGCGTAGCGGCATTTTGCGGGGCATTGCCTTTGGCCTGGAGGCGGGACAGGCTGCCTGGCCGCTGGTTTATGAATTGATTGAGGGCTTTGCGCCGTATATGGAACGGCAGGGCCATTGGGAGGTATGGCGGAATGTGCTTATTCAGGCCGGCAGCACCGCCGCCCAACTTAACGATAAAACCAAAACGGTAGCCTTATCTATATCCTCGGCCCGGTTGCTGCAATGGCAAGCTCGTTTTGTTGAGGCCAAGCAAGCCTACCGGCGGGTCATTCATCTGGCCCGGCAAATAGACAATGCTGTTTACCGCGCCAGGGCCTACTCGAACCTGGGTTTTCTTTACACCGAACAAGGATATTGGTGGCGGGCGGAAATCTTGTGCCGGCACGCCCTACGCACCTTTGAGCAGTTAGATAATCTTCACGGACGCGCTCACACCCACAACCATTTAGGCGTTCTGTATACCCGGCAAGGGTGTTACGAATTGGCGCAGCCGCACTTTGAGCAGGCCAGTACGCTGTGGCAAACAATGGGCGATGACCACGGTTTGATGCGGGGTTATATCAATTTGGGGATGCTCTATGTGCTTACACAACAGCCGGACCCGGCGCTGGCCTACCTGCAAAAGGCCCTTCACCTGGCCCAACGGCTGGGGGAAGAAACAGAAATTGGCCTAATTTATCTGAACATAGGCATTGCTTATCGCCAGCAGGGTGAACCGGTGCAAGCCGAAGCTAATGCCCGGCAGTCCGCCACTATCTTTAAACGGTTTTTGAATTCAATGGGCCAGGCCCTGGCCTTGGACAATTTGGGCCTGGCCTGTTTGGACCAGGGCAAATGGGCAGAAGCCAATTCATCGTTCCACACTTCTCTGGAAATTTGGCGCAAGGTGGGCAGTAAACAGGGGGAACTGCGGACAATGATCTATATCCTGACGTACGAGGTGGAATTGGGACATTGGCCCCAAGCAGCCGCCCAACTGGCTGAAGTGGAGCGGCTGATGGCTACATACGGGCAGGACCCGCAACACCCGCTCTGGCGGGTATTGTTGGCCGACTGCCGCCGGCGTTTGCAAGAAGGTCTCCAGGGTTCGGACAACCCCGGAAACCCGAGTGATTAAGCCGGCCAATTAGCAACCGCCGCCGGATGCGCCAGTAGTGGTGCATGCATGGCTCTGAGATGTCACCGCCAGCCCAAAGGCGTCGGCGACCACGCCGGCAGAACCGGCCACGGCCAGCAACAGGGCCAGGCCCGCTACCACGGCAATGATGCGTCGCTTTAGCACTTCACTTTACCTCCTTTCACTTTTGAATTTTTGGGATTATTTAACGCCATTTGCATTTTAACACAAATAAGGAGAATGTTGTAATATTGACCCCCAAGAAGGATAAAAAACTCGCCGCAGCCTGACGGAGGCAACGCTCCTGGACTGCGGCGAGATAAGGTTATGCCCGGCAATACAGCCGCCTACAGCTTAGCAGCCGCCGCCGGAAGCGCCGGCACTGTTACAAGCATGACTCTGGGACGTAACCGCCAACCCAAAAGCATCGGCTACCACTCCGGCAGAACCGGCCACGGCCAGCAACAGGGCCAGGCCCGTTATTACGGCAATGATGCGTCGCTTTAGCACTTCAAATCACCTCCTTTCCAGGAGCTTCATTGAGTGCGGGGATCCCCGCCGCGGATAGGTTTGGCCCAGCCGCGGCACGCGCGTTTTCCCCAATGAGCGAGCTAAATCAGTTTAAAAGAGCCAACAAAGTTCCGGCCGGAACGTGGACACCAAGTTATTTTTTAATGCCCGTTGTTCAATCTCTTGTTGACTATTTTAACCAATAACAGGCAAATTTGCTTGAAGATTCTCTCAACAATTCATGAAAATGCGGGCGGTTTTCTGGTTGTTTATCAACTTTTTGGCCGCAAAAAATGATTAAAAATTTATCAAATGACCGCTGTAAAAATACAAATTCCTGGGAATTTCGCCCTAAAATGAAGTGACCTAGAAGATATGAGCCTCTTTTGGGGATTTGTATGCTGTTTTTGCAAAAGATTCTCAACAAACTCTCAATAAACTCTAAACTCTCCTTCAATTCTGCCAAAACTCATTTGCTCATTAAGATAAAATTCTTTAAACTCGATACTGTTCAGGCCTATAGTTGTTTTTTATAAGGTGGTCAGGTAGTTTGATGAAACCAGAACGATACGCCTTAAATTATCGCCAAAAACAAATGGAAATCATTGCCGCCTGGATTAACGCCGGGGAAAGTGGGGCGGTGATAGGGTTAGCCGGCGCCGGTAAATCCAACTTTCTTAAGTTCATGTGCCACCACCCTGAAGCTTTAAAACAACACCTTGACAATCCCGACCAGGTGGTCATCCCCATTGCGGTTGATTTTAATAATATGCCCACGTTTGATCTATCAACCTTTTACCGGATCATCCTGCGGGCGTTTTATGAGGCGGGCGAGGCGTTTGAGCCACATTTACAAGAATTGATTGAAGGCGTTTACCGCCAAAATCAACGCGAACAGGACCCCTTTTTGCCGCAGAGCGCCCTGCGGGAACTGTTGTTTTTGCTGGCCGCCACACAGATAAGGGTGGTGTTGGTGATGGACCGTTTTGATAATTTTTGCCAAATGGCCACACCGCCCATGTTTGATACCCTGCGCGGTTTACGAGACAGTTTTAAAAACAACTTGTGCTACCTGGTGGGGCTGCGGCATGAAATTGTTTACCTGACCGGGGCCATAGATTTGCGGGAGTTGAGCGAATTACTGGATATTCACACGTGCTGGTTAGGCCCTATGACTCAAGAAGACGCCCTACGCCTGATTGACGAAGAAACCCGGACGGCTGTGACCAGGCCAAGCAAAACCGAGAAGAATCTTATGCTGGAGCTGACCGGCGGTTATCCGGCCCTGCTCAAAGAAACTTGCCGGTGGTGGCGGTTAACAGCGGATAAGCCGGCCATGCGTAAATGGGCCGTGCCCTTGCTGGCAGACCAGGCCTTGCAAAACCGTTTAGTGGAGTTGTGGCAGGGTTTAACCGAAGAAGAAAAATTCGTCCTATCGGAGTTGGAAAAGCAGCAAACCCGAGCCGGCCGCGAAAGCGGTCAAGTGAAACAAACCCGTCAAAAAATCTATCAGGATTTGCAAACCAGATATGGCGATACTTTGGCCCGGCTGGCAGCCAAGGGCTTTTGTGACCAGGTAGGTAGTCAGTGGCGGTTCAAGGGCAAGCTACTGGCTCATTTTGTGGCTCAGGTTCAAGAGCGCGGGCGGGGGCGAATGTGGCGCGATAAAGTAACCGGAGAGTTCTGGCAGGGGCCGACCCGGTTGGAACTTTCTCCCCAACAACAAACTGCGCTCCTGTATTTTTTACAACACCCCCGAGAACCGCTCACCAAAACCGACTTGATTATGCACATTTGGCCCGATGAATGGGAAGAGGTGGAAGAGGCCAGCTTGTATCAACTGATCTGGCAATTGCGCCAACAAATAGAGCCAAATCCGGCCCGTCCCCGTTACATTCTCAACTGGCGCGGCACGCCAGAAGGAGGCTATCAATTTTTCTCAGAAGGCCGGGCGCAATAACCGGTCATCAATGGTGATAACGATTAATCGCGTTGGTTTTTTAGATAGCCAATGTTAAAATTGGCACAGTAACTCCAAAAAGGGCGAGGCCCATATATCATCAGGAGCGCGTGGTATGAATAGTGACAGCAAATTGCAACTCTTTCGCCGCTTGGTTCAAAACAAATCCCCGGCAGACCTTAAACGGCAGGCCGGGAAAGAAGCTTTCCAGATTCTCCGGCAAATAGACGAAGCCTGCGCCCGGCAAGATGAAGTCGCTCTTTTACAAACCATTGACCTTTACTTGACGCTCGCCTCGGTTGGTCACCGGGAAATCAAGGCCCAACCCGCCGATTTTAAGCCGGAGATGTTTAATGATCTGCGTGATTTTCTGGCCCCCATTTTACAAAATATGCCTCCCATTTCTGATAAAGAGAGGGGCTATCAACAGCCTGAACCTGAAAAAGATGTAGAACAGCCATCGCCCTGGTATGCCAGATTCGGCCGGCGACGTTCGGGATCTTAAACAATCCGGGGTTCAGGAGCCAGCATCTTCAGGTGCGGCTCGCTCATCCATTGGATGAGGCTTTTGCTGTCACAATCCTCAATGCCACCTGGAGGGATACATGAATCAGAAACCCCAAACCATAGACGAAATTGAAGCTGAGTATGAGTTGCTCAGTGAAAAACTTGACCATGAAAAACTTGACTATGATGAATTTGTCAAACAGGTGGACCGACTCCCCTCCTTCCCGGTTGGCAATCAGCAGTGGCGGCTCAACCGCGCCGGTGAGTGGGTTTACCAGGAAGGCGGTGTCTGGCAAAGAGGCAACATCCGTCAAGCCCTGGCAAAAGAAGAAACACTGACCGGCCAACATCCCCCCAAAGCAGCGGCGTTGACCGCAAAGCCGCCCGCCTCTTCAAAATTCTTGCCAACGGTTTTATCCCGTGTTTCAACATCAGTGCTGATAGGCGCAACAGTTTTGCTATTGTTGCTGGGAATGGGGCTGTTTAGCCTGCTCTGGGGTATTAGCCTGCGTAGTAAAAGCACAGCAACATCAATGCCCGTGGTTTCTGCGGATGACACATCTACCCCTGATTTTACGTTGACTACGCCTTGGCCCACCTTTACCCCTTCCCCTACCGCGTTGCCGCCTACCTTCACCTCTTCCCCTACATCCTTGCCGCCCACTTTTACCCCCAGCCCCGTTTTACCCCCAGACACGCCTGCCTGGCCCACTCCCACGCCTATGCCTACGGTCACTCAATCACCACCCTCGCCATCGCCGGAAAGCCAGGCGAAGGAGATAGTGCCGGTCACAACCACTCCGCCTACACCTGTGCTGCAAGGCAAAATTGCCTATGCCGACTATGATCCGGTCAATGAGACCTACCATATCCATCTCCTGGATTTGAGCGCAATGACCTCTACCAAATTCATCCCGGAGGCGGCCAATCCCTGCTTTAGCCCCAATGGACAAGAAATTGCTTACCGTTCCTGGGCCGCCGATAATCGAGGGCTGTGGGTACAAGAGGTTGGCGGTAGTAAAAGTTGGCAGCCCAGCGAGGGGTATGAATCGGCCCGCCCCCAGTGGTCCCCTGATGGCAAGGGACTGATTTTTTCTTCTCGCCAGGCCGGCGACCGCCGCTGGCAGTTGTATTATCCCATTGATCAGGCCATTGCCATCCCGGATTTAGGCTGGGCCGCCGATTGGCTGAACGCAGACACGCTCATTTATGCCGGTTCCATTAAAGAGCAGCCCGGCCTTTACCTGGCCAATCTTGATGGTTTCCAGGCTCGTCGTTTTACCAATAATCAAACCGATACCGCGCCGGCGGTGTCGGCTGATGGCAGTTATGTAGCCTACACCTCAAAGGGCGATAGTGGGGACAATTGGGATGTGTATATTGTTGACCACAATGGCAAGCCGGTGCGCCGCCTGACCACTCATCCCGACCGTGACGGCATTCCTGCCTGGTCTCCCGACGACCACTATCTTGCTTTTGCCTCCCATCGAAACGGCAGTTGGGGGCTTTGGGTAATAGATGCCGCCGGACAGGGTGAGCCAAAACTTCTGGCATCGCTCAATGGTTTGGACTTTTATCCCAGGCAAGCCACCGAAGTTGAGAAGCACGATTGGACAATGCATACAATCACCTGGAGTCCATTAAACCGATAAGGACGTTAGGTTGTTGATTGCTCTCATCTTTTCTGGATAATTTAAGTTTTGGAACTGCTCAAGGAGAGTTGAATGTCTTTACCTACAGCGCCCAAGATTAGATACCAATATTATGATTTTGTATTTAAAATACGCCAGACCGACCAAGAATATATTGTTGAAGCCGTCTCTCCCGATCGGGAAAGCAAAACCTACCCATTAGCTCAACCTGAATGGCCGGATCAAATTGAAGCCCCGGTGGTGGCCGATCCAACTGTAGCCCAACAGTTTGGGCGTCATCTCTTTAAGTCAATTTTCCGGGGCCCCATTCTTAATACCTATCGCCAATATTTGCGCAATATCAAAGCAGAGCAAGAAAACATGGCCGCCGGTTATGCCAAAGGCCTGCGCCTGATTGTAGATTTAGAGCAGGCCCCAAATTTAACCCGTATTCCGTGGGAATTTCTTTGTGATGAAGAAAAAGAGGGTGTAATATTTTTATGCCTGGACCCGCAAACTCCGGTGGTGCGTCGTTTGCGCCCAGGCGCACGCCCCGGCAATTTAAAATCTCCTCTCACTTTCTCTCTTTTGAGCGCGATGCCGGGAGGCACCATGCCGTTGGGTAAAACTCAGGAGGAAATCAGGGTAATTGAAGATATTCTAAAATCTAATGATAACGTGGCCGTAAAACCTCATCGGCTGGCGGCTAAAGTGAGCGATTTACTCAGCGCCATGAAAGAACAGCCCAACATTGTCCATTTTACCGGCCATGGCGATGACAATAGATTGGTGTTTGATGACAAAGAACTTTCCGCAGAGCAAATTAATCAAATTCTCAACGTAAACCATGCTCTGCGTTTAGCCGTAATCAATGCTTGCGAAGCAGGCCGGCAAGTGACCAAAACCCTGGCCGGCGGTGGAATACCGGCCATCATTGCCATGCAGTTCAAAGTTACCGACCTGGCCGGCGCAGCCTTTGCGCGAGAGTTCTATGAAAATCTAATGGCCGGCTACGCCCTGGAAACCGCTCTGGGTTTTGCTCGTGTGCAAATGAGCTGCGCAGCGGTTGAAGGCTCTTTGGAATGGGCAACCCCGGTGCTTTATTTGCAAACAGCCAGCGAGAGCGTTTTAGGGGATATTTTATTGACCACGCCTGAACCACAAGCGGCGTCAATCCTTGATGTGTCTCTCCCCGATGCCGACGAAAAAGTATTTCATTTTCTCTTGCAGCAGGGGAAGATTTGCAGCGGCCAGGGAAACCACCAGGCCGCCCTGGCCTTTTTAGAAGGGGCCAAACTCTTATCTCAAACTCAGCCCTCTTTTGGGATTTTTGAGGAAGACATCAATAAATCCATCGAGGTTTCTCAAATTGAATTGGCCGAAGCGCAGCGCCTGGCCAGGCTTGAACTGAGCAAAAATGTGCTATTTGAGCAAGCGCGTGAGTATGCCCAAAACAACCAATGGGCCGACGCGCTCAATTTATTGGGCACAATCGGCCACCTGCAACAAGATATTTCCCAACCAGAAGCCAAAGCCGAACAAACCTTTAATGTATCCGGCGAAATGAACAAGTTTTACCAGAACGTGCGCCAAGAATTGACCCGCATGCGGGAAAACCAGGCTCGTTTAACCCGGCTGGAAGCCTTTTACCGCAAAGCCGAAGAAAAATGGAACAAAGAGGAATGGGATGAAGCCATTATTTTTTTTGATAAAGCCGACGAAGAACTGCACGCTTTAAAGCATCGCCAGGCCGAGGTGGACCCTTGTTTCCAGGATACCGAAAAACGGGCCAACCAGGCCCGTATCCAAAAACGGCTGCACCAATTTTACGAACTTGGCATTAGCTTTTTTGAAAAAGAAAATTGGGATGAAGCAGTTAAAGCTTTTAAACAGGTTGATGAATTGAACCCATCCTTTCAGGAAAACCAGTGGTATTTTAGCGAGGCCCGCCGGAAGAAAAAACAGGAAGACATCTATCAACAGGGCAAAGCCGCTATCCAGGCCAAAAACTGGCGGTCGGCAATTGATACCTTACAAACCATCAAATCCGGCGAGCATCGGTTTCAAGATGCCTTTTTGGCCTTAAATTACGCCCAGGGCCATCTTTACATTCAAGACCAAAACTGGGCCGGCGCGGTAGAGGCTTTAGACACGGTAGTGCGTCGTCGCCCGGATTTTGAGGGGGATGCCCAACAACTGCACCAACAGGCCCGGTTTCGCCAGGAATTGCAAGAACGTTACCAAAGCGGCCACCAGGCCATCAAAGATAAGGAATGGAAAAAAGCTAAAGTTGATTTGGAGCGGGTTCAGTATGAACAACGTGACAAACCCAAAATTTACAACAACATAGACGAACTTTTAACCCTGATTGACGAAGAGATTCTGCTGGCCGAGCAGTACAAACAGGCCCAACGATTCCTGGATACCGGCAACTGGCAAAGAACCATTGACCTGCTTGAGCAAATCCACACCCGGCGCGATACCTACGAAAATAGCGGCCAGATGCTTGAGCAGGCCAGGCGAGAACTGGAGATTGAAATAGAGTTTGACCGGGGCCGGAAAGCGGCCCTGGACCAGCAGTGGCCCGACGCTATTCAATCCTTTCAGCGCGTACTTGAGCTAAATAATAACCACCCGGAAGCCCAACAGGGCCTGGACACCGCCCGCCGGACCCAAACAATGCAACAAAATTACCGGCAGGGCATAACCTTTCTTGAAAAAGGAGCAGCCAATTTTGATACCGAGACCCTGGAACTGGCCATCCAACACTTGCAACAGGTGGTAGAAATTGAGCCAGACTTTCGGGGTGATGCTGAAGCCAAACTCAAAGAGGCCCAACGGTTGTTAGAGGCTGAACGCAATTACCAAAAGGCGCTTCAGGCGGAAAAGGTTGAAGATTGGCCCCGGGCAGTAAAACTGTGGCAGCAGGTGGTTGACCTGGCCCGCGATCTCAATCGCGATTACCGCAATTCTGCCCAGCGCCTCAAACAGGCTTTGCAGCAACAAGACCTTGACAACCTCTATTGTCAGGTACAAACTCATCGCGCCAACCATGCCTGGGCCGAGGCAAAAGCCGTTTTAACCGACCTGGTGAAACGGGCCAATGATTATGGCCTGGCGCCCTATAAGGAAACACCCCAATGGCTCAACCAAGCCAAACGCGAAGCCCAAATAGCCGACCATTATGAAGACGGCCTGCTCTGCATGGATGCCGAGCGTTGGGACGACGCCCTGATGTGCTTTAACCGGGTGCTTGAATTGAATCCCGGCCACCACCAGGCCCAGGCTCAACTTAAGGAAGCGCAGCGCCAACGCCAACTGAAAAACAATTACCAGCAAGGGTTAAACGCTTTTCAAACCAAAGCTTGGGACCAAACCATCAGCCACCTGGAACAGGTAGTTAAAGAAGAACGGCATTACAAAGATGCCACAGGCCGCCTGGAAACTGCGCTCCATCAACAAAAACTGGCCGGTCTTTATGCCCAGGGGGTGGAATATGCCCAACAAGGAGAATGGGAACAGGCCTTTGACTGTTTTGACGAAATCAAACGCGCCGACCCTGACTACCACGACATTCAGGCGCAATGGCATCGGGCCTATGAATATAAGGAAATCAACCGCAAGTATCAACTAGCCCGCAAGTTTGAAGAGGAAGGCAAATTGGAAGAAGCCATCAAACTGTATGATGAAGTAGAGAAAAGGAGACAAAATGTCTGCTAGTTTTGAAGATGCCGCGGCGCGGAAAAAACAACTGGAACAAAAATTGCGTATCCTGCGCCACAAAGAACAGGCCAAAGCGTATGAAGACAGGTGTGAATGGGCCGACGCCCTGCGCCTGTATACCGAAATATTGACTGAAGACCCGGCTGACGAAGAAGCGCAAGACGGCGCCCGACGGATGCGGGAAAGCCTGATCATTCGCCTTTATGATGAAGGCAGCCGCTTATTTGAGGCCGAGCAGTGGCCCCAGGCCGTAGAAACTTTTACCCAACTTCTGCATCAGGTAGAACAGAGCGGTCAGTATGACTATCAAGACGCGCGCGCCAGGTTGCAACAAGCGCAAGAAAAAATTGCCCCACCTCGGCCCAAATTTCCAATGCCGTTTTGGGCCATTGGGGGCGGAGCAACTATTGTTTTGCTGGTCCTGATTTTTATTGTTGCGCTTATTATACTCAGACCATCATCTCCTTCTGGTGGCGAATTGGCCGGCGCTGCCATCAAAACCCTGACCTCCACGCCGGATGTCCACACCCCGGAATCGGCTACCCCTAATACCTACAAACCTCAGAATAATCCTGATACTCCAACCCTTCCGGTTGCTACAGATACACCCGCCGCTGAATTAACCATTGAACCATCCCAAACCTTAATTCCTGAACCTACCGATGAGCCGACCATTGAACCAACCTCCCCCCCTGCCGTTGCCCCTACATCAAAATCCGCCACCGGGCCAACAGCCACTCCAATTGCGGTATCGTCCCCCGAACCGGCCACTACTCCCACCGAGGCCCCCACCCCCACCGGCAAAATTGCTGTGCCCGTTTACGACACGCAAAACGGCACCTACCATGTTTACATTGCCCGGGCCAATGATGGCTGGCGGCCAAAACTATTTCTGGCCGATAGCAGCCAGCCGGCTTTTTCTGCCGATGGTCAGTGGATTATTGTCCGCACCTGGCCTTCGGAAATACATCACTTTGGCCAGCGCCTGGTGCTTTTCCCCAGCCTCAACATAGAGGCCGGAGATGAACGATGGATGACCCTGAATCTGGAAGACGCCCACCCCAGCCTGCGCCGTGGAGATAATGAGATAGTTTTTCACACCTTGCGCGGTGGGCGGGAACAACCCGACCTGTTCACGCTTGGCGCCTGGGAAGGCGCAGAAACAAGCGTGGATAATCAAGTTTTGATCGGGCGGGGCGAAAACCCTGATTGGTTGGGTAGCAAAATTGTGTATTATTCGCCTGAATCGCCGGAAGGGGTGTATGTTAGAGACAGCAGCGGCAGCAGCAAACAGATTCTAAATGTGTTTGGCGTGGTTGTTCCGGCCGGCGCCCCGGACGGCGATCAAGTAGCCGTATCGCTTAAAAAACCGGACGACTATTGGCACGTTTACACCCTTTCCGCCGGCCAGGGTGAGAAGAGTCTGAAACAGTTGACCCATCAAACCACCAACGACCAACTGCCCGTTTGGTCCCCCGATGGGCAGTTTATCGCCTTTGTCTCTAACCGAAACAACCATTACGCCGTGTGGGTAATGAACGCCGATGGAAGCAATCAAGACGAGTTGTTCAGACTCAACGGTCCTCTTGACGGTACAGTATCCCTGGCCGTAGATTTATCGCGTGGTTGGAGCGAAGAACGGCTTTCTTGGGCGCCATAGCCCAATCAGGAGGTTATCGGTGCAACCTGATATTCAAAATCCCCAAAAATTGAATTTGCCGGCCGGAACGGAACTTGTTTTTGCGGAAATATTCCGGCTGCATCAGCGGATAATCATTGAAAAAGAGTTTGGACGCGGCTTTGGCGAAAGCCGCGTTTTTATGGTTCATCCCATCAAGAATGACCAAACCGCTGAGTTGCGGACCGTTATTAAAATAGCTCCGGCTAACTTAATAAAAAAAGAGGAAGAAGCCTACCGTCACTATATCCACCACAAATTGCCCAACACTGTTCAGATTCAAAATGATGCGGTTTACCCGCCAAATTGTGCCTGGGGTGGAATTCGTTATTCGTTA from Anaerolineae bacterium carries:
- a CDS encoding tetratricopeptide repeat protein; translation: MTDITLTNSQSRANFFQQKVLANVAYWQKWVAANMADVAALDRERSGILRGIAFGLEAGQAAWPLVYELIEGFAPYMERQGHWEVWRNVLIQAGSTAAQLNDKTKTVALSISSARLLQWQARFVEAKQAYRRVIHLARQIDNAVYRARAYSNLGFLYTEQGYWWRAEILCRHALRTFEQLDNLHGRAHTHNHLGVLYTRQGCYELAQPHFEQASTLWQTMGDDHGLMRGYINLGMLYVLTQQPDPALAYLQKALHLAQRLGEETEIGLIYLNIGIAYRQQGEPVQAEANARQSATIFKRFLNSMGQALALDNLGLACLDQGKWAEANSSFHTSLEIWRKVGSKQGELRTMIYILTYEVELGHWPQAAAQLAEVERLMATYGQDPQHPLWRVLLADCRRRLQEGLQGSDNPGNPSD
- a CDS encoding winged helix-turn-helix domain-containing protein gives rise to the protein MKPERYALNYRQKQMEIIAAWINAGESGAVIGLAGAGKSNFLKFMCHHPEALKQHLDNPDQVVIPIAVDFNNMPTFDLSTFYRIILRAFYEAGEAFEPHLQELIEGVYRQNQREQDPFLPQSALRELLFLLAATQIRVVLVMDRFDNFCQMATPPMFDTLRGLRDSFKNNLCYLVGLRHEIVYLTGAIDLRELSELLDIHTCWLGPMTQEDALRLIDEETRTAVTRPSKTEKNLMLELTGGYPALLKETCRWWRLTADKPAMRKWAVPLLADQALQNRLVELWQGLTEEEKFVLSELEKQQTRAGRESGQVKQTRQKIYQDLQTRYGDTLARLAAKGFCDQVGSQWRFKGKLLAHFVAQVQERGRGRMWRDKVTGEFWQGPTRLELSPQQQTALLYFLQHPREPLTKTDLIMHIWPDEWEEVEEASLYQLIWQLRQQIEPNPARPRYILNWRGTPEGGYQFFSEGRAQ
- a CDS encoding PD40 domain-containing protein; protein product: MNQKPQTIDEIEAEYELLSEKLDHEKLDYDEFVKQVDRLPSFPVGNQQWRLNRAGEWVYQEGGVWQRGNIRQALAKEETLTGQHPPKAAALTAKPPASSKFLPTVLSRVSTSVLIGATVLLLLLGMGLFSLLWGISLRSKSTATSMPVVSADDTSTPDFTLTTPWPTFTPSPTALPPTFTSSPTSLPPTFTPSPVLPPDTPAWPTPTPMPTVTQSPPSPSPESQAKEIVPVTTTPPTPVLQGKIAYADYDPVNETYHIHLLDLSAMTSTKFIPEAANPCFSPNGQEIAYRSWAADNRGLWVQEVGGSKSWQPSEGYESARPQWSPDGKGLIFSSRQAGDRRWQLYYPIDQAIAIPDLGWAADWLNADTLIYAGSIKEQPGLYLANLDGFQARRFTNNQTDTAPAVSADGSYVAYTSKGDSGDNWDVYIVDHNGKPVRRLTTHPDRDGIPAWSPDDHYLAFASHRNGSWGLWVIDAAGQGEPKLLASLNGLDFYPRQATEVEKHDWTMHTITWSPLNR
- a CDS encoding CHAT domain-containing protein, which produces MSLPTAPKIRYQYYDFVFKIRQTDQEYIVEAVSPDRESKTYPLAQPEWPDQIEAPVVADPTVAQQFGRHLFKSIFRGPILNTYRQYLRNIKAEQENMAAGYAKGLRLIVDLEQAPNLTRIPWEFLCDEEKEGVIFLCLDPQTPVVRRLRPGARPGNLKSPLTFSLLSAMPGGTMPLGKTQEEIRVIEDILKSNDNVAVKPHRLAAKVSDLLSAMKEQPNIVHFTGHGDDNRLVFDDKELSAEQINQILNVNHALRLAVINACEAGRQVTKTLAGGGIPAIIAMQFKVTDLAGAAFAREFYENLMAGYALETALGFARVQMSCAAVEGSLEWATPVLYLQTASESVLGDILLTTPEPQAASILDVSLPDADEKVFHFLLQQGKICSGQGNHQAALAFLEGAKLLSQTQPSFGIFEEDINKSIEVSQIELAEAQRLARLELSKNVLFEQAREYAQNNQWADALNLLGTIGHLQQDISQPEAKAEQTFNVSGEMNKFYQNVRQELTRMRENQARLTRLEAFYRKAEEKWNKEEWDEAIIFFDKADEELHALKHRQAEVDPCFQDTEKRANQARIQKRLHQFYELGISFFEKENWDEAVKAFKQVDELNPSFQENQWYFSEARRKKKQEDIYQQGKAAIQAKNWRSAIDTLQTIKSGEHRFQDAFLALNYAQGHLYIQDQNWAGAVEALDTVVRRRPDFEGDAQQLHQQARFRQELQERYQSGHQAIKDKEWKKAKVDLERVQYEQRDKPKIYNNIDELLTLIDEEILLAEQYKQAQRFLDTGNWQRTIDLLEQIHTRRDTYENSGQMLEQARRELEIEIEFDRGRKAALDQQWPDAIQSFQRVLELNNNHPEAQQGLDTARRTQTMQQNYRQGITFLEKGAANFDTETLELAIQHLQQVVEIEPDFRGDAEAKLKEAQRLLEAERNYQKALQAEKVEDWPRAVKLWQQVVDLARDLNRDYRNSAQRLKQALQQQDLDNLYCQVQTHRANHAWAEAKAVLTDLVKRANDYGLAPYKETPQWLNQAKREAQIADHYEDGLLCMDAERWDDALMCFNRVLELNPGHHQAQAQLKEAQRQRQLKNNYQQGLNAFQTKAWDQTISHLEQVVKEERHYKDATGRLETALHQQKLAGLYAQGVEYAQQGEWEQAFDCFDEIKRADPDYHDIQAQWHRAYEYKEINRKYQLARKFEEEGKLEEAIKLYDEVEKRRQNVC
- a CDS encoding PD40 domain-containing protein, which translates into the protein MSASFEDAAARKKQLEQKLRILRHKEQAKAYEDRCEWADALRLYTEILTEDPADEEAQDGARRMRESLIIRLYDEGSRLFEAEQWPQAVETFTQLLHQVEQSGQYDYQDARARLQQAQEKIAPPRPKFPMPFWAIGGGATIVLLVLIFIVALIILRPSSPSGGELAGAAIKTLTSTPDVHTPESATPNTYKPQNNPDTPTLPVATDTPAAELTIEPSQTLIPEPTDEPTIEPTSPPAVAPTSKSATGPTATPIAVSSPEPATTPTEAPTPTGKIAVPVYDTQNGTYHVYIARANDGWRPKLFLADSSQPAFSADGQWIIVRTWPSEIHHFGQRLVLFPSLNIEAGDERWMTLNLEDAHPSLRRGDNEIVFHTLRGGREQPDLFTLGAWEGAETSVDNQVLIGRGENPDWLGSKIVYYSPESPEGVYVRDSSGSSKQILNVFGVVVPAGAPDGDQVAVSLKKPDDYWHVYTLSAGQGEKSLKQLTHQTTNDQLPVWSPDGQFIAFVSNRNNHYAVWVMNADGSNQDELFRLNGPLDGTVSLAVDLSRGWSEERLSWAP